One part of the Sneathia vaginalis genome encodes these proteins:
- the rlmD gene encoding 23S rRNA (uracil(1939)-C(5))-methyltransferase RlmD encodes MKKGDIISIKIEGINERGKSYGIIDNNRVFVNINAAKDQIVEGRLNKTRKKRYELNDCKIIDYANRKNQIYQELERQCGGCNFQYYTYEEQLYLKKENIKRLLDQCIKYEYEFQEPIQSVEKQGYRNKMEFSFGNEYLDGPTILGLHKQNSFHDIVNVSGCKLMDANFNMIYNKIDEISKKFGLNFYHRLKHVGYLRNLVIRKGENDILVNLVTTSDIDRKIEKDYLEELKKELLILPLKYGYKITGILHTLNDGLQDMVVSEKENILYGKRDICEEVFDLKFEISPYSFFQTNKKTVEKLYSKVIEYIGQKKDRVVFDLFSGTGTIGQIVSKNCKKVIGIEIVEEAVEKAKSNCVLNNIQNCEFIAGDVFSRLENLEIPDLLILDPPRGGVGEKTVKKIVEFYPTDEIIYVSCNPRTLCTDLKQFQEYGYTVKKACIVDMFPFTNHVETVVLMSKVAYSA; translated from the coding sequence ATGAAAAAAGGCGATATAATTAGTATAAAAATAGAAGGTATTAATGAAAGAGGAAAATCATATGGAATTATTGATAATAATAGGGTTTTTGTCAATATTAATGCTGCAAAAGACCAAATTGTTGAGGGAAGATTAAACAAAACAAGAAAAAAGAGATATGAGTTAAATGATTGTAAGATAATAGATTATGCTAATAGAAAAAATCAAATATATCAAGAATTAGAAAGACAGTGTGGAGGATGTAATTTTCAATATTACACCTATGAAGAACAACTCTATTTAAAAAAAGAAAATATTAAAAGATTGTTAGATCAGTGTATAAAGTATGAATATGAGTTTCAAGAACCTATACAAAGTGTTGAAAAACAAGGGTATAGAAACAAGATGGAATTTAGCTTTGGGAATGAATACCTAGATGGTCCAACAATTTTAGGATTACATAAGCAAAATAGTTTTCATGATATAGTAAATGTTAGTGGTTGTAAGTTGATGGATGCTAATTTTAATATGATATACAATAAAATAGATGAAATTTCAAAGAAATTTGGTTTAAACTTTTATCATAGACTTAAGCATGTAGGCTACTTAAGAAATTTAGTTATAAGAAAAGGTGAAAATGATATCTTAGTAAATCTTGTCACAACAAGTGATATAGACAGAAAAATAGAAAAAGATTATCTAGAAGAATTAAAAAAAGAACTCCTTATTTTACCCTTAAAATATGGGTATAAGATAACTGGTATACTACATACATTAAATGATGGTTTACAAGATATGGTAGTTAGTGAAAAAGAAAATATACTTTATGGTAAAAGAGATATATGCGAAGAGGTATTTGACTTAAAATTTGAAATTAGTCCTTATAGTTTCTTTCAAACAAATAAAAAGACAGTTGAAAAACTTTATTCAAAGGTAATTGAATATATAGGTCAAAAAAAAGATAGAGTGGTATTCGACCTATTTAGTGGTACAGGGACTATAGGACAAATAGTGTCGAAAAACTGTAAGAAGGTTATAGGTATAGAAATAGTTGAAGAAGCAGTGGAGAAGGCAAAATCAAATTGTGTATTAAATAATATACAAAATTGTGAGTTCATAGCTGGTGATGTGTTTAGTAGGTTAGAAAATCTAGAAATCCCTGACCTATTAATACTAGATCCACCAAGAGGTGGTGTTGGTGAAAAAACAGTTAAAAAGATTGTAGAGTTTTATCCAACAGATGAAATAATATATGTTTCTTGTAATCCAAGAACATTATGTACAGATTTGAAACAATTTCAAGAGTATGGTTATACTGTGAAAAAAGCATGTATAGTTGATATGTTCCCATTTACTAATCATGTTGAGACGGTAGTATTGATGTCAAAAGTTGCATACAGTGCGTAA
- a CDS encoding tRNA1(Val) (adenine(37)-N6)-methyltransferase, with protein sequence MIQEICIKGLKILQNVDLQSVTLDSLVLADFVKINRKVKNILEIGSGNGIISMLLYKKTSANIQGVEILKESYELAVENMKANNMEIEYINADIKEYSKGLHQNFDVIVSNPPYFIEKNENQKKKNILKQIARNEEDLKIEDIIEISNRLLKNMGHLYLVFRVERLDEVLEYISKTKLVAKVLKFVYTKNTDNALLVLIDCIKSGKKGLIVEKPLNIYNKKIKNEIYGI encoded by the coding sequence ATGATACAGGAAATATGTATAAAGGGATTAAAAATATTACAAAATGTAGATTTACAATCAGTAACGCTAGATTCTTTAGTTTTAGCTGACTTTGTAAAGATTAATAGGAAGGTAAAAAATATATTAGAAATAGGAAGTGGTAATGGAATAATATCAATGCTGTTGTATAAAAAAACTAGTGCCAATATACAAGGGGTTGAAATCTTAAAAGAGTCATATGAATTAGCAGTAGAAAATATGAAAGCTAATAATATGGAAATTGAATATATCAATGCAGATATAAAGGAATATTCTAAAGGTCTACATCAAAATTTTGATGTTATCGTATCAAATCCACCGTATTTTATAGAAAAAAATGAGAATCAAAAAAAGAAAAATATTTTAAAACAAATAGCAAGAAATGAAGAAGATTTAAAGATAGAGGATATAATAGAAATATCGAATAGATTATTAAAAAATATGGGACATCTTTATCTAGTATTTAGAGTAGAAAGATTAGATGAAGTTCTAGAATATATCTCTAAAACTAAATTAGTTGCTAAAGTTTTGAAATTTGTGTATACTAAAAATACAGATAACGCTTTATTAGTCTTAATTGATTGTATAAAGTCGGGTAAAAAAGGTTTAATTGTAGAAAAACCTTTAAATATATATAACAAAAAAATTAAAAATGAAATATATGGGATATAA
- a CDS encoding phosphatase PAP2 family protein — MEYQILMLFKALRIIKIFDYITLLGDTKVLLFIICTVYWKNSIVGIELIKTTLMAGNVSQIAKLVFCIPRPFTIYKNINPSKFALKTATGYSFPSGHSQGSMSVFGFLANKYNRNILYAIPFLVAISRLVLGVHTPTDVIIGLIIGLIFIRLNKGNLFVIALISLLLSIFKYTKGTEFMLIKDDLMISILTLLFIIITPYIQKPHKLSNKKILIGLIPLAVVLLIIKYFNLPTYIFYILFLITMFVYPKKAVTK; from the coding sequence ATGGAATACCAAATACTTATGCTTTTTAAAGCTTTAAGAATCATTAAAATTTTTGACTACATCACCTTGTTAGGTGATACTAAAGTACTTTTATTCATTATCTGTACAGTCTATTGGAAAAATTCTATTGTAGGCATTGAATTAATTAAAACTACACTTATGGCTGGAAATGTGTCGCAAATTGCAAAATTAGTTTTTTGTATACCTAGACCTTTTACAATATACAAAAATATTAATCCTAGTAAATTTGCATTAAAGACTGCTACTGGATACTCATTCCCTAGTGGACATTCACAAGGATCTATGTCTGTATTTGGATTTTTAGCTAATAAGTATAATAGGAATATATTGTATGCTATACCATTTTTAGTTGCAATATCTAGATTAGTACTTGGTGTACATACACCAACTGATGTAATTATTGGTTTGATTATAGGGTTAATATTTATACGTTTAAATAAAGGTAACCTATTTGTTATAGCTTTAATTTCCTTATTGCTCTCAATATTTAAATATACAAAAGGTACAGAGTTTATGCTTATAAAGGATGATTTAATGATAAGTATTTTGACTTTGCTGTTTATAATAATAACACCATATATACAAAAACCTCATAAATTAAGTAACAAGAAAATACTAATAGGTCTTATACCTCTTGCAGTGGTCCTATTAATCATTAAGTACTTTAATTTACCAACATATATATTCTACATATTATTCTTAATAACTATGTTTGTTTATCCAAAAAAAGCTGTTACTAAATAG